Part of the Myxococcus xanthus genome is shown below.
CCGTAAGCGCGAGCACTACGAGAAGCCTTCCGTGAAGCGGAAGAAGAAGGCCCTCGCCGCCAAGAAGCGCGCTGTGAAGAAGGCCCGCAAGTCGTTCTAGGCGCG
Proteins encoded:
- the rpsU gene encoding 30S ribosomal protein S21, which encodes MPGIRVKEGESIESALKRFKKATEKAGILSEIRKREHYEKPSVKRKKKALAAKKRAVKKARKSF